A portion of the Candidatus Marinarcus aquaticus genome contains these proteins:
- a CDS encoding ABC transporter substrate-binding protein, which translates to MTKESELKVYMPTLPYFNLISLINGTLVKLSDSKRGWDYYLAYKHKKIDELTYDFWLRDDVRYQDGTKFDADSVVNNLKHFMEGPFLYSNIHNALDSVEKLNDYKIRIHLKIPYGMLLNDLCVINFYTKKYYEKYNWAPSLTAQNTKGPGLYGAGPYIMAQGYATGLKQSKKIVLTANPYYFEKNKPYINKITIYTKLPTKEVINDISKHEGKLDIAYIPYNKKTEIVNSKYAKLLISPSHGNLTVHMNLIKKNSKLKNIKVRQALNDAIDQKKLIKFAFRNEARISPFLLSSNTYFSKELSKKHLNRKSRFTQKQLHDILNGLELKVITQDRFMSVWKGVEYQLSQYGVKLIYTITSDEKVVLEKLLNNRKNIYDWDLLIWGNEDWNGSPWTAFFTLYTKANWCSIDKDDYLVNEFEKLFRLDTNSKEFQKGVNKILLYSYEKAYTLVLPSPNIVIALNKEVYYHPSEMSTFPLWNAKITPYHWSIRKGNLDKSRLNYLYPIRIKNE; encoded by the coding sequence ATGACAAAAGAGTCCGAACTAAAAGTATATATGCCAACCCTTCCATATTTCAACTTAATAAGTTTGATTAATGGTACTTTAGTAAAACTCAGTGACTCTAAAAGAGGATGGGATTACTATTTAGCATATAAACATAAAAAGATAGATGAACTCACCTATGACTTTTGGTTAAGAGATGATGTGCGTTATCAAGATGGCACAAAATTTGATGCTGATTCTGTTGTTAATAATTTGAAGCATTTTATGGAAGGGCCTTTTTTATACAGTAATATTCATAATGCATTAGACTCCGTTGAAAAGTTAAATGATTATAAGATAAGAATACACTTGAAAATACCTTATGGTATGTTATTAAATGATTTGTGTGTAATCAATTTTTATACAAAAAAATATTATGAAAAATATAATTGGGCCCCCAGTTTAACAGCTCAAAATACAAAAGGTCCTGGTCTTTATGGAGCAGGGCCATATATCATGGCTCAAGGTTATGCTACAGGATTAAAACAGAGTAAAAAGATAGTTTTAACCGCCAATCCATATTATTTTGAAAAAAACAAACCTTATATAAATAAAATTACTATTTATACAAAACTTCCAACAAAAGAGGTTATAAATGATATTTCAAAACATGAAGGAAAGCTTGATATTGCTTATATCCCTTATAATAAAAAAACTGAAATAGTAAATTCAAAATATGCGAAGCTTTTGATTTCTCCTTCACATGGTAATTTAACAGTTCATATGAATCTGATAAAGAAAAACTCAAAACTTAAAAATATAAAAGTAAGACAAGCATTAAATGATGCAATTGATCAAAAAAAATTAATCAAGTTTGCTTTTAGAAATGAAGCGAGAATATCGCCATTTTTACTATCTTCGAATACTTATTTTTCAAAAGAGTTATCAAAAAAACACTTAAATCGAAAATCAAGATTTACTCAAAAACAGTTGCATGATATTTTAAATGGTTTAGAGTTGAAAGTTATTACCCAAGATAGGTTTATGTCTGTTTGGAAAGGAGTTGAGTATCAATTATCCCAATATGGTGTAAAGTTAATTTATACAATAACAAGTGATGAAAAAGTTGTTTTAGAAAAGCTTTTAAACAATAGAAAAAATATTTATGATTGGGATTTATTAATTTGGGGAAATGAGGATTGGAATGGAAGCCCTTGGACGGCATTTTTTACCTTATATACAAAAGCGAATTGGTGCTCAATTGATAAAGATGATTATTTAGTCAATGAGTTTGAAAAGTTATTCAGACTCGATACAAATTCAAAAGAGTTTCAAAAAGGGGTCAATAAAATCTTATTGTACAGTTATGAAAAAGCTTATACGTTGGTTTTACCTTCACCGAATATCGTCATTGCTTTAAATAAAGAGGTCTATTACCACCCTTCAGAGATGTCAACTTTCCCTTTGTGGAATGCAAAAATTACCCCGTATCATTGGTCGATTAGAAAAGGGAATTTAGATAAAAGTAGACTCAATTACCTTTATCCAATTAGGATTAAAAATGAATAA
- a CDS encoding sensor histidine kinase has translation MNGFDEGAFMNTSSVERDSFYFLINTLKTIQTKNLQESEKKLKELKNDIKINNIYILLGVLIIGVFGFIINLTVVFKIVKQIESVQSGLQKFFKYLTNPTAYKEQLHIDINSKDELGLMAEAINTKVKLIKENLQDDYRLIQEATFTLDYLKEGKFGKRLKEEGKSKELNVLKNVMNQMIDSLENKIQKEIKQRTNQEKLMMQQSKLAAMGEMIGNIAHQWRQPLGEINAVLMEIETITRYGKLEEEHLLNSIKICNEITEHMSTTISDFQNFFKPSKQKDKFSVLEVCKKAVSIINASLKNNNIELLLDIEEDNTIEGYSNEFSHAILNIISNAKDALISRKIKNPIIILSIKVGKEFTVIKIEDNAGGINLEDINLVFEPYFTTKGEKRGTGIGLYMTKVIIEDNMHGFIDVKNTNKGALFRIKVK, from the coding sequence TTGAATGGATTTGATGAGGGTGCTTTTATGAATACTTCATCGGTGGAGAGAGATAGCTTCTATTTTTTGATTAATACGTTAAAAACAATTCAAACAAAGAATTTACAAGAGTCAGAAAAAAAATTAAAAGAATTGAAAAATGATATAAAAATAAACAATATCTATATTCTTTTAGGAGTTTTGATTATTGGTGTTTTTGGATTTATTATTAATCTGACCGTTGTTTTTAAAATAGTAAAACAAATAGAGAGTGTACAAAGTGGATTGCAGAAGTTTTTTAAATATTTAACAAATCCTACTGCTTATAAAGAACAGTTGCATATTGATATAAACAGTAAAGATGAACTGGGATTGATGGCAGAAGCTATCAATACAAAAGTAAAATTAATAAAAGAAAATTTACAAGATGACTACAGGTTGATACAAGAGGCTACTTTTACTTTGGATTATTTAAAAGAGGGAAAATTTGGTAAAAGACTCAAAGAAGAAGGAAAATCAAAAGAATTAAATGTATTAAAAAATGTAATGAACCAAATGATTGATAGCTTGGAAAATAAAATACAAAAAGAGATAAAGCAAAGAACCAATCAAGAAAAACTTATGATGCAACAATCAAAACTCGCAGCTATGGGGGAGATGATAGGAAATATTGCCCACCAATGGAGACAACCCTTAGGTGAAATAAATGCAGTATTGATGGAAATAGAGACCATTACCCGATATGGAAAACTTGAAGAAGAACATCTTTTAAACAGTATAAAAATCTGTAATGAAATTACAGAGCATATGTCTACGACGATAAGTGATTTCCAAAACTTTTTTAAACCCTCAAAACAAAAAGATAAATTTTCAGTATTAGAAGTGTGCAAAAAAGCGGTATCAATAATCAATGCCTCTTTAAAGAACAATAACATAGAACTGCTCCTTGATATTGAAGAAGATAACACAATAGAAGGTTATTCAAATGAGTTTTCTCATGCTATCTTAAATATCATTTCAAATGCGAAAGACGCACTGATATCAAGAAAAATTAAAAATCCAATCATAATTTTAAGTATAAAAGTGGGTAAAGAGTTTACGGTCATTAAAATAGAAGATAACGCAGGAGGAATTAATTTAGAAGATATAAATTTAGTCTTTGAACCTTATTTTACTACGAAAGGTGAAAAAAGAGGTACAGGAATAGGTTTATATATGACAAAAGTAATTATTGAAGATAATATGCATGGCTTTATTGATGTAAAAAATACAAATAAAGGAGCACTTTTTAGAATAAAAGTAAAATGA
- a CDS encoding cytochrome C: protein MKKSLILGMTVLTVSLYASETMYSSSVKNLYEAANSDAVKGRLLPTSEVKVVEKNADKSKIEIEGFMKAGVSNAIYFVKGKRILVAGLSKNGQFDVKKLSSSKDEDGVEWDKVVLTAYTKNDNLTKDLKPLYDKAENLYKNNCAICHPAHPIAEFTANQWPSMFKAMVNRTAIPKQERYLVTQFLQKHAKDMKGE, encoded by the coding sequence ATGAAAAAGAGTCTAATTCTTGGAATGACTGTATTGACAGTTTCATTATACGCAAGTGAAACAATGTACAGTAGCAGTGTAAAGAATCTTTATGAAGCTGCTAATAGTGATGCCGTTAAGGGAAGACTTTTACCTACATCAGAAGTTAAAGTGGTAGAAAAAAATGCAGATAAATCTAAAATAGAAATTGAAGGATTTATGAAAGCTGGAGTATCTAATGCCATTTACTTTGTAAAGGGAAAAAGAATCTTAGTTGCTGGACTGAGTAAAAATGGACAGTTTGATGTAAAAAAACTTTCATCAAGTAAAGATGAAGATGGCGTAGAGTGGGATAAAGTAGTTTTAACTGCCTATACAAAAAATGACAATCTAACTAAAGATCTAAAACCCCTATATGATAAAGCAGAAAATTTATATAAAAATAATTGTGCAATCTGTCATCCTGCACATCCCATAGCTGAATTTACTGCAAATCAATGGCCAAGTATGTTTAAAGCAATGGTGAATAGAACTGCTATTCCAAAACAAGAGAGATATTTAGTAACACAATTTTTGCAAAAACATGCAAAAGATATGAAAGGTGAGTAA
- the torA gene encoding trimethylamine-N-oxide reductase TorA: MKNIDQKRRGFLRVAALFSTVPFIDAITKRGELLAGTIAKFSTKLVENGEVLTAAHWGMLKLTIKNGKVVKSEPYQKTSSIENSLQHYTQDLVYADDRVKYPMVRKSYLENPDSPKPELRGADEWVRVSYDDAIKLVAKELKKTRKEKGAEGVFAGSYGWKSSGSIHNCRVLLHRFMTATGGFTGTVGDYSTGASQVIMPHVLGTLEVYEQQTSWPVVLESSEVVVIWGANPLATLKIAWTSTDENGFKYFEKLKKSGKKIISIDPYKTETCEYLDAQWIAPNPNTDVAMMMGMVHTLLEAKKYDAAFLADYTEGFDKFKEYLYGKDDGIVKSAKWASKICGVDEKTINSLAHLFYDNRTMFMSGWGMQRAHHGEQPHWMLVTLASVIGQIGLPGGGFGLSYHYSNGGVPTAKSAIIGGITANVTPTKDEGGAAWLRNAAKYSFPVARIADALLNPGKTIDFNGKKVTYPEIDFIYWVGGNPLVHHQDTNTLLEAWKKPRTVVVNEAFWTPTARMADIVMPTTTSYERNDITATGDYSNLNIVPMKQAVKKQFEARDDYQIFSDLSKEFGVFDKYTQNKTEMQWIEEFYEKAYKQAQNMKLPMPTFREFWSKNQPITFDVPYENTQFVRYADFREDPILNPLGTPSGRIEIYSKTIEKMNYEHCKAHPTWLEPAEWVGMEDKPAEFALISPHPSHRLHSQLNNTSLRKKYAVANREPIWINTKDAKAKGIKSGDVVRVFNDRGEILTGAIVTDGLKPGIVRVQEGAWYDPLEKGKIGALCKNGNANLLTKDIPTSELAMGNSSNTALVNIEKYTKKAPDLTIFKQPS; the protein is encoded by the coding sequence ATGAAAAATATTGATCAAAAAAGAAGAGGGTTTTTAAGAGTTGCAGCACTATTCAGTACCGTTCCATTTATTGATGCAATTACAAAAAGAGGTGAATTACTTGCCGGAACAATTGCAAAGTTCTCTACAAAGTTAGTTGAAAATGGTGAAGTATTAACAGCTGCTCACTGGGGTATGTTAAAACTGACTATAAAAAATGGGAAAGTAGTAAAATCTGAACCTTATCAAAAAACGTCGAGTATTGAAAATTCATTACAACATTATACACAAGATTTAGTATATGCGGATGATAGAGTCAAATATCCAATGGTAAGAAAATCTTACTTAGAAAATCCAGATAGTCCTAAACCTGAATTAAGAGGTGCTGATGAATGGGTGAGAGTCTCTTATGATGATGCCATTAAATTAGTTGCAAAAGAGCTTAAAAAAACAAGAAAAGAAAAAGGTGCAGAGGGAGTATTTGCAGGAAGTTACGGTTGGAAAAGTAGTGGTAGTATCCACAACTGTAGAGTTCTATTACATAGATTCATGACTGCAACAGGTGGATTTACTGGTACGGTTGGTGATTATTCAACAGGTGCTTCGCAAGTAATTATGCCACACGTATTAGGGACACTTGAAGTGTATGAACAACAAACTTCATGGCCTGTGGTATTAGAAAGTTCAGAAGTTGTAGTAATTTGGGGAGCAAACCCACTGGCAACTTTAAAAATTGCATGGACTTCAACTGATGAAAATGGATTTAAATATTTCGAAAAACTAAAAAAATCTGGTAAAAAGATAATCAGTATTGATCCATATAAAACAGAAACTTGCGAATACTTAGATGCACAATGGATTGCACCAAATCCAAATACAGACGTTGCAATGATGATGGGTATGGTACATACACTATTAGAAGCAAAAAAATATGATGCAGCCTTTTTAGCCGATTATACTGAAGGTTTTGATAAATTTAAAGAGTATTTATACGGAAAAGATGATGGTATTGTAAAAAGTGCTAAATGGGCATCAAAAATTTGTGGAGTAGATGAAAAAACCATTAATTCATTGGCTCATCTATTCTATGATAACAGAACAATGTTTATGTCTGGATGGGGAATGCAAAGAGCTCATCATGGGGAACAACCTCACTGGATGTTGGTAACTCTTGCTTCAGTTATTGGACAAATTGGACTTCCTGGTGGTGGATTTGGATTATCTTATCACTATTCAAATGGTGGTGTTCCTACTGCAAAAAGTGCCATTATTGGTGGTATCACTGCAAATGTAACTCCTACAAAAGATGAAGGTGGAGCAGCGTGGTTAAGAAATGCAGCTAAATACTCTTTCCCTGTTGCAAGAATTGCAGATGCACTTTTAAATCCAGGAAAAACAATTGATTTTAATGGTAAAAAAGTTACGTATCCAGAGATTGATTTTATCTATTGGGTAGGTGGAAATCCATTAGTGCACCATCAAGATACAAATACCTTATTAGAAGCTTGGAAAAAACCAAGAACGGTTGTTGTTAATGAAGCATTTTGGACTCCAACAGCAAGAATGGCAGATATTGTAATGCCAACAACAACTTCATATGAAAGAAATGATATCACTGCAACGGGTGATTATTCAAACTTAAATATTGTTCCTATGAAACAAGCCGTTAAGAAACAGTTTGAAGCAAGAGATGATTACCAAATCTTCAGTGATTTATCGAAAGAGTTTGGTGTATTTGATAAATATACTCAAAATAAAACCGAAATGCAATGGATAGAAGAGTTCTATGAAAAAGCTTATAAACAAGCTCAAAATATGAAATTACCTATGCCAACATTTAGAGAGTTTTGGAGTAAAAACCAACCAATAACTTTTGATGTTCCATATGAAAATACACAATTTGTAAGATATGCTGACTTTAGAGAAGATCCAATTTTAAATCCACTTGGAACACCATCTGGAAGAATAGAGATCTATTCTAAAACAATAGAAAAAATGAATTATGAACATTGTAAAGCACATCCAACTTGGTTAGAACCAGCTGAGTGGGTAGGTATGGAAGATAAACCTGCAGAGTTTGCATTGATCTCTCCACACCCAAGTCATAGACTGCACTCTCAACTTAATAATACAAGTTTAAGAAAAAAATATGCAGTTGCAAATAGAGAGCCAATTTGGATTAATACAAAAGATGCAAAAGCAAAAGGTATCAAATCGGGTGATGTGGTAAGAGTATTTAATGACAGAGGTGAAATCTTAACCGGTGCCATTGTAACGGATGGATTAAAACCTGGGATCGTTAGAGTACAAGAGGGCGCTTGGTATGATCCCTTGGAAAAAGGAAAAATTGGAGCACTTTGTAAAAATGGTAATGCAAACCTTTTAACAAAAGATATTCCAACATCAGAACTTGCTATGGGAAATAGTTCAAATACTGCTTTAGTTAATATTGAAAAATATACAAAAAAAGCACCTGACTTAACTATTTTTAAACAACCTAGCTAA
- a CDS encoding RidA family protein: MKAIRKNYDNIDKPVGPYVHAVKHNNLLYLSGLSAFGSLAQTQTIEFQAKEIFKQIEKIAKVEKSSLKNIIKVTIFVTDFERVDELRTTLFEIYKENLPASSLVQVNKLFHPDLKVEIEAVVAV; this comes from the coding sequence ATGAAAGCAATACGAAAAAACTATGACAATATAGATAAACCTGTAGGGCCTTATGTACATGCAGTCAAACACAATAATCTGCTTTATCTCTCTGGTTTAAGTGCTTTTGGTTCTCTAGCTCAAACTCAAACAATAGAGTTTCAAGCAAAAGAGATATTTAAACAAATAGAAAAAATTGCAAAAGTAGAAAAGAGCAGTTTAAAAAATATTATCAAAGTAACTATTTTTGTTACAGATTTTGAAAGAGTAGATGAACTAAGAACCACTCTTTTTGAAATCTACAAAGAAAATTTACCTGCAAGTTCTTTGGTACAAGTTAACAAACTTTTTCACCCAGATTTAAAAGTAGAGATTGAAGCTGTTGTTGCTGTTTAA
- a CDS encoding aldo/keto reductase has translation MKYNNLSNTGLFVSELCLGTMTFGGNRGGFWEHIGKADQEEVNSIVKTAFESGINFIDTANIYSYGESEQLLGQALKDLNIPRDELVIATKVRSMMKEKPNHSGLSRYHIFNSVEDSLKRLQMEHVDILYVHGTDSTTNIEEIMRSLNDIVQSGKVRYLGVCNWPAWMVMKANAIASKNGWHQFVALQYHYSLSARDIERELIPLALDQNLSIMPWSPLSGGFLSGKYTKEVETKDARRANFDFPPLNKDKSYEIIDVLKEIAKARQVSAAQVALAWVEAQKAVTSTIIGAKRVDQLKDNIESTNIILNEMELERLDKISALNKEYPQWMVERFRDIDGK, from the coding sequence ATGAAATACAACAACTTAAGTAACACAGGACTATTCGTATCAGAGCTTTGTTTAGGCACAATGACTTTTGGTGGAAACAGAGGTGGGTTTTGGGAACATATAGGAAAAGCTGATCAAGAAGAGGTCAATAGTATTGTAAAAACTGCTTTTGAAAGTGGCATCAACTTTATTGACACTGCAAATATCTACTCTTATGGAGAATCAGAACAACTTTTAGGACAAGCTTTAAAAGATTTAAATATCCCACGAGATGAATTGGTTATTGCTACAAAAGTAAGAAGTATGATGAAAGAGAAACCCAACCACTCTGGACTTTCAAGATATCATATTTTTAACTCCGTAGAAGATAGTTTAAAAAGACTGCAAATGGAGCATGTTGATATTTTATATGTTCATGGAACAGACAGCACCACAAATATAGAAGAGATCATGCGTTCACTCAATGATATTGTTCAAAGTGGAAAAGTAAGATACCTTGGTGTTTGTAACTGGCCTGCTTGGATGGTGATGAAAGCCAATGCTATAGCTTCAAAAAATGGATGGCATCAATTTGTAGCTTTACAATATCACTATTCTCTTTCTGCTAGGGATATAGAGAGAGAACTTATCCCTTTAGCTTTAGATCAAAACTTATCAATCATGCCTTGGAGTCCATTAAGTGGTGGTTTTTTAAGTGGAAAATATACTAAAGAAGTCGAAACAAAGGATGCAAGAAGAGCAAACTTTGATTTTCCACCTCTAAATAAAGATAAAAGCTATGAAATTATTGATGTTCTAAAAGAGATTGCCAAAGCACGTCAAGTATCGGCTGCACAAGTGGCTTTAGCTTGGGTAGAAGCTCAAAAAGCAGTTACAAGTACCATTATTGGTGCAAAAAGGGTAGATCAGCTCAAAGATAACATAGAATCAACAAATATCATTTTAAATGAAATGGAACTTGAAAGACTGGATAAAATCAGTGCTTTAAATAAAGAGTATCCGCAATGGATGGTTGAAAGATTTAGAGATATAGATGGAAAATAA